In one window of Macadamia integrifolia cultivar HAES 741 chromosome 2, SCU_Mint_v3, whole genome shotgun sequence DNA:
- the LOC122059060 gene encoding LOW QUALITY PROTEIN: mitochondrial outer membrane protein porin 6-like (The sequence of the model RefSeq protein was modified relative to this genomic sequence to represent the inferred CDS: inserted 1 base in 1 codon), translating into VRLVLQLDVQYLHPHAAINSSIGLTPTPFLELATTIGTKELSFGGEVGFDTASASLIKCNAGIXLEKPDFSAALILGDKGDTLKASYIHLVNPVNGTSIAAEMTHRFSTYENSFTVGSSHSFDPYTIIKTRFCHRGKVAMLCQREWRPKSLVTFSAEYDPKVVDAPPKFGLALALKP; encoded by the exons GTGCGCTTGGTACTTCAGTTGGATGTGCAGTACCTTCATCCCCATGCTGCTATCAATTCCAGCATTGGCTTGACTCCAACCCCCTTTTTGGAGCTTGCAACCACCATTGGGACCAAGGAGCTCAGTTTTGGAGGTGAAGTGGGCTTTGATACTGCTTCTGCATCCTTGATCAAATGTAATGCTGGAA GGCTTGAAAAGCCTGATTTCTCTGCTGCACTCATACT GGGTGACAAAGGGGATACGTTGAAGGCTTCTTATATCCACTTGGTGAATCCAGTGAATGGAACTTCAATTGCTGCTGAAATGACTCATAGGTTTTCAACCTATGAAAATAGTTTTACCGTTGGAAGCTCTCATTCCTTTGATCCTTACACCATCATAAAAACAAGGTTCTGTCACCGAGGAAAGGTCGCAATGCTTTGCCAGCGAGAATGGAGACCCAAGTCACTGGTAACTTTTTCAGCTGAGTATGATCCAAAGGTTGTTGATGCACCCCCTAAGTTCGGTCTTGCCTTGGCCCTGAAGCCGTGA